One segment of Formicincola oecophyllae DNA contains the following:
- the lpdA gene encoding dihydrolipoyl dehydrogenase — translation MSEFFDLTVIGGGPGGYVAALRAAQLGMKVALVEERHLGGICLNWGCIPTKALLRSAEIYHLMGEAEAFGVQVGERGFDLQKMVQRSRAVADRMGKGVQHLLKKAGVTVLEGRGRLAGQEGEVHRVAVTEGSGKESTPIRTPHVILATGARGRQLPGVDYTSKAVWTAREAMTPDIMPQKLLVVGSGAIGVEFASFYRDLGAEVTIIEAAERIMPAEDAEISQAARKAFEKRGMAIHTDSRLEKLEVLEGGKGVRAHVNTPQGPATFEADRVISAAGVVGNSENLGLDGTAVKVERSFVEIDDFCRTGERGIYAIGDLAGPPCLAHKASHEGIICVEKIAGRLPQPLHPLNIPGCTYARPQVASVGMSEAAARAAGHEVRVGRFPFMANGKAVAMGEPDGMTKTVFDAKTGELLGAHMIGAEVTEMIQGFTIARTSELTEAELVETVFPHPTISETMHEATLAAHEGALHI, via the coding sequence ATGAGTGAATTTTTTGACCTGACCGTCATTGGTGGTGGGCCTGGCGGCTATGTGGCGGCTTTGCGCGCTGCCCAACTGGGCATGAAAGTGGCCCTGGTTGAGGAACGCCACCTGGGTGGCATTTGCCTGAACTGGGGCTGCATCCCCACTAAGGCCCTTCTGCGCTCTGCTGAAATTTACCACTTGATGGGGGAGGCAGAGGCCTTCGGCGTCCAGGTGGGGGAGCGTGGCTTCGACTTGCAGAAAATGGTGCAGCGCTCCCGCGCTGTGGCCGACCGCATGGGCAAGGGGGTGCAGCACCTCCTCAAAAAAGCTGGCGTCACCGTTTTGGAAGGGCGCGGGCGCCTGGCCGGACAGGAGGGGGAAGTCCACCGCGTTGCTGTTACGGAGGGCAGTGGGAAGGAAAGCACACCCATCCGCACACCCCACGTCATTTTGGCCACAGGCGCGCGCGGGCGCCAACTGCCAGGGGTAGACTACACCTCCAAAGCCGTGTGGACAGCGCGTGAGGCCATGACGCCTGACATCATGCCCCAGAAGCTGTTGGTGGTGGGCAGTGGCGCCATTGGCGTGGAGTTCGCTTCCTTCTATCGCGACCTGGGCGCTGAGGTGACCATTATTGAGGCAGCAGAGCGCATCATGCCTGCTGAGGACGCCGAAATCAGCCAGGCGGCCCGCAAGGCTTTTGAAAAGCGCGGCATGGCGATCCACACCGATTCCCGCTTGGAAAAGCTGGAGGTCCTTGAAGGAGGCAAAGGGGTGCGCGCCCATGTCAACACCCCTCAAGGCCCCGCCACGTTTGAGGCGGACCGCGTCATCAGTGCTGCCGGCGTTGTGGGCAACAGCGAAAACCTTGGCCTGGATGGCACAGCGGTCAAGGTGGAGCGCAGCTTTGTGGAGATTGACGATTTCTGCCGCACTGGGGAGCGCGGCATCTACGCCATTGGCGATTTGGCAGGCCCCCCTTGCCTGGCCCATAAAGCCAGCCACGAAGGCATCATCTGCGTGGAGAAAATCGCAGGTCGCCTGCCCCAGCCCCTTCACCCGCTCAACATCCCTGGCTGCACTTACGCGCGCCCGCAGGTGGCCTCCGTTGGCATGAGCGAGGCAGCAGCCCGCGCAGCCGGCCATGAGGTACGCGTGGGGCGCTTCCCCTTTATGGCCAATGGCAAAGCCGTTGCCATGGGGGAACCTGACGGCATGACCAAAACCGTGTTTGACGCCAAAACGGGGGAGCTTCTGGGTGCCCACATGATTGGCGCTGAAGTTACGGAGATGATCCAGGGCTTCACCATCGCCCGCACCAGCGAGCTGACGGAGGCTGAATTGGTGGAGACGGTCTTCCCCCACCCCACCATCTCTGAAACCATGCATGAGGCCACGCTGGCCGCCCATGAAGGCGCCCTTCACATCTGA
- a CDS encoding pyruvate dehydrogenase complex E1 component subunit beta, whose protein sequence is MAHYIRMPALSPTMTHGTLTRWLVKPGAPVKAGDIIAEIETDKAVMEMEAAEDGVMGPYIIEDGQQDVAVDEPVAVLLAPGEDRSAAEKLLNDLREADAAAISQPRETAQTASGESQGVPASHQPAAAPARTEASAEKDWGPTKDITVREALREAMGAEMRRDPDVFLMGEEVGEYQGAYKISQGLLDEFGPKRVVDMPITEHGFTGMAVGAALAGLRPIVEYMTMNFSMQAMDHIINSAAKTRYMSGGQMNCPIVFRGPNGAAARVGAQHSQCYASWYAHVPGMKVVAPWSSADAKGLMRAAIRDDNPVIVLENEILYGQTFPCPVDEGFILPIGKAKVERKGRDVTLVAFSIMVGVALEAAEMLAKEGIEAEVINLRTLRPLDSATIIDSVKRTSRLVSVEEGWPVAGIGAEICTMVSEQAFDWLDAPPARVCGIDVPLPYAANLEQMALPKPEWVVEAVRKQFRDEA, encoded by the coding sequence ATGGCACATTACATCAGGATGCCCGCCCTTTCCCCCACCATGACCCACGGCACGCTAACGCGCTGGCTGGTCAAGCCTGGCGCACCTGTCAAGGCAGGCGACATCATCGCTGAGATCGAGACCGACAAGGCCGTGATGGAAATGGAAGCTGCCGAAGACGGCGTCATGGGCCCTTACATCATCGAGGACGGCCAGCAGGACGTCGCTGTTGATGAGCCTGTGGCCGTCCTCCTCGCCCCTGGGGAGGATCGCTCAGCTGCTGAAAAGCTCCTCAACGACCTGCGTGAGGCCGATGCAGCCGCCATCAGCCAGCCCAGGGAAACTGCCCAGACCGCTTCTGGGGAGAGCCAGGGCGTGCCAGCCTCCCACCAGCCAGCTGCTGCCCCTGCACGCACTGAAGCGAGCGCTGAAAAAGACTGGGGCCCCACCAAGGACATCACCGTGCGCGAAGCCCTGCGCGAGGCCATGGGGGCGGAGATGCGCCGCGACCCTGACGTCTTCCTGATGGGCGAGGAAGTGGGGGAGTACCAGGGCGCCTATAAAATCAGCCAAGGCCTGCTTGATGAATTCGGCCCCAAGCGCGTTGTGGACATGCCCATTACCGAGCACGGCTTCACCGGCATGGCCGTGGGTGCTGCGCTTGCTGGGCTGCGCCCCATCGTTGAATACATGACGATGAACTTCTCCATGCAGGCCATGGACCACATCATCAACTCAGCTGCCAAGACGCGCTACATGTCTGGTGGGCAGATGAACTGCCCCATCGTGTTCCGCGGCCCCAACGGTGCTGCAGCGCGCGTTGGCGCCCAGCATTCGCAGTGTTACGCCAGCTGGTACGCCCACGTGCCAGGCATGAAGGTGGTCGCCCCCTGGTCCTCCGCTGACGCCAAAGGGCTGATGCGCGCCGCCATCCGCGATGATAACCCTGTCATCGTGCTGGAGAACGAGATCCTCTACGGCCAGACCTTCCCCTGCCCCGTGGATGAAGGGTTCATCCTGCCCATCGGCAAAGCCAAGGTGGAGCGTAAAGGGCGTGATGTGACGCTGGTCGCGTTCTCCATCATGGTCGGGGTAGCGCTTGAAGCAGCCGAGATGCTGGCCAAGGAAGGCATCGAGGCCGAGGTCATCAATTTGCGCACGCTGCGCCCGCTCGACAGCGCAACCATCATTGATTCCGTCAAGCGCACAAGCCGCCTCGTCTCTGTGGAGGAGGGCTGGCCTGTGGCGGGCATCGGCGCTGAAATCTGCACCATGGTGTCAGAGCAGGCCTTTGACTGGCTGGACGCGCCGCCAGCGCGCGTGTGCGGCATTGACGTGCCGCTACCCTATGCCGCCAATCTGGAGCAAATGGCCCTTCCCAAGCCTGAATGGGTGGTTGAGGCCGTGCGCAAGCAGTTCAGGGATGAAGCCTAA
- a CDS encoding type II toxin-antitoxin system RatA family toxin, whose product MPAHTDVRLVPYSPEQLFDLVADVARYPDFLPWCQAARVWGRQGNQFLAELKIGFGPFKERYTSRITLERPTLITASYVEGPFKTLSNSWRFQPVAGGTEVRFHVDFEFRSRLLGRTLGLAFDEGVRRMVRAFTERARAIYGPPALR is encoded by the coding sequence ATGCCCGCCCACACAGATGTGCGCCTTGTCCCCTACAGCCCTGAACAGCTTTTCGATTTGGTGGCTGACGTTGCCCGCTACCCTGACTTCCTGCCCTGGTGCCAGGCTGCGCGCGTGTGGGGGCGGCAAGGCAACCAGTTCCTGGCGGAGCTCAAAATAGGCTTTGGCCCTTTCAAAGAACGCTACACAAGCCGCATTACGCTTGAGCGCCCAACCCTCATCACCGCAAGCTATGTGGAGGGGCCCTTCAAGACCCTTTCCAACAGCTGGCGTTTCCAGCCAGTCGCTGGCGGTACTGAAGTGCGTTTCCATGTTGATTTCGAGTTTCGCTCCCGCTTGCTGGGGCGCACGCTTGGCCTGGCCTTTGACGAAGGGGTGCGGCGGATGGTGCGCGCCTTCACTGAGCGCGCGCGCGCCATTTACGGCCCTCCCGCCCTGAGGTGA
- a CDS encoding pyruvate dehydrogenase complex dihydrolipoamide acetyltransferase encodes MSIQILMPALSPTMTAGTLSKWLKKEGDNVQPGDIIAEIETDKAVMDVEAIDEGVLEKILVAEGTADVPVNTPIALVSGEEATVPQGAATPQSPQQAAQPASPSAPNAVPSAKPAGATGAMADLGRRLVEGTRIFISPLARRLAREEGIALDSLTGTGPKGRILRRDVEERLRAPQPKPAPAQAPQKKPSSAQPAPGRSESAAPVERIPHSGMRRTIARRLTQSKGEVPHFYVSVDVELDALLKLRGELNAALMEEGAKISVNDMLIKASALALKKVPALNVQFTETEMLAFSDIDISMAVSVPDGLITPVIRNADTLSLRDIATTARDLAKRAREGKLRPAEYEGGSFSISNMGMMGVKSFSAIINPPQAAILAVAAGEKRPVVRDGALAIATVMTATLSVDHRATDGAAAAQWLKAFKELVQKPHRLVV; translated from the coding sequence ATGTCCATTCAAATCCTCATGCCTGCCCTCTCCCCCACCATGACGGCAGGCACCCTTTCCAAATGGTTGAAAAAGGAAGGTGACAACGTCCAACCTGGCGACATCATCGCCGAGATCGAGACCGACAAGGCCGTGATGGACGTTGAAGCCATTGACGAAGGCGTGTTGGAGAAGATCCTGGTCGCTGAAGGCACAGCGGACGTTCCTGTCAACACCCCCATCGCGCTGGTTTCAGGGGAGGAGGCTACAGTCCCCCAGGGCGCTGCCACGCCGCAGTCACCGCAACAGGCCGCCCAGCCAGCCAGCCCCAGTGCGCCAAACGCTGTGCCAAGCGCGAAACCAGCAGGGGCCACAGGCGCCATGGCTGATTTGGGGCGCCGCCTGGTGGAAGGGACGCGCATTTTCATCTCCCCCTTAGCCCGCCGCCTTGCGCGTGAAGAAGGGATCGCGCTTGATTCCCTAACAGGCACAGGGCCAAAGGGGCGCATCCTGCGGCGCGATGTCGAAGAGCGCCTGCGCGCCCCCCAGCCCAAGCCAGCGCCTGCGCAAGCTCCTCAGAAGAAACCAAGCTCAGCTCAGCCCGCCCCAGGCAGGTCTGAAAGCGCAGCCCCTGTGGAGCGCATCCCCCACAGCGGCATGCGCCGCACCATCGCCCGCCGCTTGACGCAGTCCAAGGGGGAGGTACCGCATTTCTATGTCTCTGTGGATGTGGAGCTGGACGCCCTCCTGAAGCTGCGCGGGGAGCTCAACGCCGCTTTGATGGAGGAAGGGGCCAAGATCTCCGTCAATGACATGCTCATCAAGGCTTCTGCTTTGGCGCTGAAAAAGGTTCCGGCCCTGAACGTGCAGTTCACGGAGACGGAGATGCTGGCTTTCAGTGACATCGACATCTCCATGGCTGTCTCTGTGCCTGACGGGCTCATCACGCCTGTTATCCGCAACGCCGACACCCTCTCCCTGCGCGACATCGCGACTACAGCGCGCGACCTGGCCAAGCGCGCCCGCGAAGGCAAGCTCCGCCCAGCTGAATATGAGGGGGGAAGCTTCTCCATCTCCAACATGGGCATGATGGGGGTGAAGTCGTTCAGCGCCATCATCAACCCGCCGCAAGCTGCCATTTTGGCAGTCGCTGCTGGTGAAAAGCGCCCTGTGGTGCGTGATGGCGCCCTGGCTATTGCCACCGTCATGACGGCCACCCTTTCCGTTGACCACCGCGCCACTGATGGCGCCGCTGCAGCGCAATGGCTGAAGGCGTTCAAGGAACTGGTGCAGAAGCCGCACAGGCTGGTGGTGTGA
- the purC gene encoding phosphoribosylaminoimidazolesuccinocarboxamide synthase — translation MARRRQIYEGKAKTLFEGPEPNTIVQYFKDDATAGNGAKSGVIHGKGVLNNCISELLMQRLGELGIKTHFIRRLNMREQLVHAVEIIPLEVVIRNVVAGSLAKRFGLEEGARLPRPLIEFYYKSDALGDPLVSEEHITTFEWACPHDLDEICAQSMRINDYLCGLFAGVGIQLVDFKLEFGRLWEGEEMRIVLADEISPDNCRLWDMRTQEKLDKDRFRRDLGGVEEAYQEVARRLGIMPEGVRPEAAPGQGKRKDKGGN, via the coding sequence ATGGCACGCCGCCGGCAGATTTACGAAGGCAAAGCGAAAACCCTTTTCGAAGGGCCGGAACCCAACACCATCGTCCAGTACTTCAAGGATGACGCCACAGCTGGCAACGGCGCCAAAAGCGGCGTTATCCACGGCAAGGGCGTGCTGAACAACTGCATCAGCGAGCTTCTGATGCAGCGCCTGGGGGAGCTGGGGATCAAAACGCACTTCATCAGGCGCCTGAACATGCGCGAGCAGCTCGTCCACGCTGTGGAGATCATCCCCCTGGAGGTGGTCATCCGCAATGTTGTGGCTGGCTCCCTGGCCAAGCGCTTTGGGCTGGAGGAGGGTGCGCGCCTGCCCCGCCCCTTGATTGAGTTTTATTACAAAAGTGACGCTCTGGGCGACCCGCTGGTCTCTGAAGAGCACATCACCACCTTTGAATGGGCCTGCCCGCACGACCTGGACGAAATCTGCGCCCAGAGTATGCGCATCAACGATTATCTGTGCGGGCTGTTCGCTGGCGTTGGCATCCAGCTGGTCGATTTCAAGCTGGAGTTCGGGCGCCTGTGGGAAGGTGAGGAGATGCGCATCGTCCTGGCTGACGAAATCTCACCAGACAATTGCCGCCTGTGGGACATGCGCACCCAGGAGAAGCTGGACAAGGACCGCTTCAGGCGTGACTTGGGCGGTGTTGAGGAAGCCTACCAGGAGGTGGCGCGCCGCCTGGGCATCATGCCTGAGGGCGTGCGCCCTGAAGCTGCCCCTGGGCAGGGCAAGCGCAAAGACAAGGGAGGGAACTGA
- a CDS encoding Rap1a/Tai family immunity protein has protein sequence MMDRDINTHDMTARDMNAPSRFSTPSWKGAKRAFKALLGGCALAAAVGLAGAQPAHAQRISHLTGQMLQKICTNQHEVAMCDAYISGVMDGEVWARDFATFEHAPAPVAFCVPVSQNIRTVRNVFLAWISAHPDGNEQQAGKVVYRALHDNFPCSGSASGMPGGAK, from the coding sequence ATGATGGACCGTGACATAAACACCCATGACATGACTGCCCGTGACATGAACGCCCCTTCCCGTTTCAGCACCCCCTCTTGGAAGGGTGCCAAGCGCGCCTTCAAGGCTCTGCTTGGTGGTTGCGCCCTGGCTGCCGCCGTGGGGCTGGCTGGCGCCCAGCCTGCCCACGCCCAGCGCATCTCCCACTTGACGGGGCAGATGCTGCAGAAAATCTGCACCAACCAGCATGAGGTCGCCATGTGCGACGCCTACATCTCTGGCGTGATGGACGGCGAGGTCTGGGCGCGCGATTTCGCCACGTTCGAGCACGCCCCAGCGCCGGTGGCGTTCTGCGTGCCCGTCAGCCAGAACATCCGCACCGTGCGCAACGTGTTCCTGGCCTGGATCTCCGCCCACCCTGACGGCAACGAGCAGCAAGCAGGCAAGGTCGTTTACCGCGCTTTGCATGATAACTTCCCCTGCAGTGGCAGCGCCAGCGGCATGCCGGGAGGCGCCAAGTGA
- the purS gene encoding phosphoribosylformylglycinamidine synthase subunit PurS, with amino-acid sequence MKIRVFVSLREGVLDPQGKAVGHALDSLGFKGLGDVRISRVIDIEAPQGTTEAEGLKLGEAMAKRLLANEVIEDYRVETSA; translated from the coding sequence ATGAAAATCCGCGTGTTTGTTTCACTGCGCGAAGGCGTGCTTGACCCGCAAGGTAAAGCTGTGGGCCACGCCCTTGATTCACTGGGGTTCAAAGGGCTTGGCGATGTGCGCATCAGCCGCGTCATCGATATTGAGGCCCCCCAGGGCACCACAGAGGCCGAAGGGCTGAAGCTGGGGGAAGCCATGGCCAAGCGCCTGCTGGCCAATGAAGTGATTGAGGACTACCGGGTGGAGACAAGCGCATGA
- the pdhA gene encoding pyruvate dehydrogenase (acetyl-transferring) E1 component subunit alpha: MDDMAATGRKAKGRLSVGQLKDAWRDMLLLRRFEERTGQLYGRGLIGGFCHLYIGQEAIAVGIGLCMEPGDRSITSYRDHAQMLVAGMTPRGVMAELMGRTDGYSHGKGGSMHMFSREKQFYGGHGIVGAQVALGTGLGFASAYKGDGKVAIIYFGDGAANQGQVFESFNLAALLKLPCLFVIENNRYAMGTSLKRSSTVAHMTKLGEPWGIPAKRVDGMDVQAVHSVVEEAMDHCRTGKGPYLLEMDTYRYRGHSMSDPGRYRKREEVEATRQERDPIERLKRELQADGVDESFFTTTAAEIKAIVDDAAAFAQESPEPAPAELWTDVVTED, translated from the coding sequence ATGGATGACATGGCAGCGACAGGCAGGAAGGCCAAAGGCCGCCTGTCGGTAGGGCAGCTCAAGGACGCCTGGCGGGACATGCTTCTGCTGCGCCGCTTTGAGGAACGCACAGGGCAGCTTTACGGGCGCGGGTTGATTGGCGGCTTCTGCCATCTCTACATTGGCCAGGAAGCCATCGCCGTTGGCATCGGACTGTGCATGGAGCCGGGTGACCGCTCCATCACCTCCTACCGTGACCATGCGCAGATGCTGGTCGCTGGCATGACTCCGCGCGGCGTCATGGCGGAGCTGATGGGCCGCACGGACGGCTACTCCCACGGCAAGGGGGGTAGTATGCACATGTTCTCGCGCGAGAAGCAGTTCTATGGCGGCCATGGCATCGTGGGCGCGCAAGTGGCGCTGGGCACGGGGCTTGGCTTCGCCAGCGCCTACAAGGGTGACGGCAAAGTGGCCATCATCTATTTCGGCGATGGCGCTGCCAACCAGGGCCAGGTTTTCGAGAGCTTCAACCTGGCTGCCCTTCTCAAGCTGCCCTGCCTGTTCGTGATTGAGAACAACCGCTACGCCATGGGCACCTCCCTCAAGCGCAGCTCCACAGTGGCGCACATGACCAAGCTGGGCGAGCCTTGGGGCATTCCCGCCAAGCGCGTGGACGGCATGGACGTTCAGGCCGTCCACAGCGTTGTGGAAGAAGCTATGGACCATTGCCGCACAGGCAAAGGGCCTTACCTGCTTGAGATGGACACCTACCGCTACCGTGGCCATTCCATGTCCGACCCAGGGCGCTACCGCAAGCGTGAGGAGGTGGAGGCCACCCGCCAGGAGCGCGACCCCATTGAGCGCCTGAAGCGCGAACTCCAGGCTGACGGCGTGGATGAATCCTTCTTCACCACCACGGCTGCCGAAATCAAAGCCATTGTCGATGACGCCGCAGCCTTCGCGCAGGAAAGCCCAGAGCCGGCCCCTGCTGAGCTGTGGACAGACGTGGTGACGGAGGACTGA
- the lipA gene encoding lipoyl synthase, producing the protein MAGRHVIDHRAGGATAAPAGQGEGALKSRPNRHPGFRQRAAAEVASQPAKPGWLRVKAPGGAVYNETRDLVRSHNLLTVCEEAACPNVGECWSHRHATMMIMGGVCTRSCAFCNVATGMPAPLDGGEPARVADAVARMKLAHVVITSVDRDDLRDGGAGHIAAVIRAIRDAAPQTTIEVLTPDFLRKPGALEVVVEARPDVFNHNVETVPRLYPSIRPGARYYQSLRLLDRVKQLDSSLFTKSGLMLGLGEGREEVMQVMDDFRIADVDFLTLGQYLRPTPRHAPVKHFVTPAEFDTYAALARARGFLLVSATPLTRSSYHADRDFAALRAERAQKQQATQAPGATGGVG; encoded by the coding sequence ATGGCAGGCCGTCACGTTATAGACCACCGCGCAGGTGGCGCCACCGCTGCCCCTGCAGGCCAGGGGGAGGGCGCTTTGAAAAGCCGCCCCAACCGCCACCCTGGCTTCCGCCAGCGCGCTGCAGCGGAAGTGGCCAGCCAACCAGCCAAGCCAGGCTGGCTGCGCGTCAAAGCGCCAGGGGGGGCGGTTTACAACGAGACCCGCGACCTTGTACGCTCCCACAATCTGCTGACCGTGTGCGAGGAGGCAGCCTGCCCTAATGTGGGGGAGTGCTGGTCGCACCGCCACGCCACCATGATGATCATGGGGGGGGTGTGCACGCGCTCCTGCGCGTTCTGCAATGTGGCCACAGGCATGCCCGCCCCGCTGGACGGGGGGGAGCCAGCCAGGGTGGCTGACGCCGTGGCACGGATGAAGCTTGCCCATGTCGTCATCACTTCAGTGGACCGTGACGATTTGAGGGACGGCGGGGCGGGGCACATCGCTGCCGTTATCAGGGCCATTAGGGATGCTGCGCCCCAAACCACCATTGAGGTCCTGACGCCCGACTTCCTGCGCAAGCCAGGCGCGCTGGAGGTGGTGGTGGAAGCCAGGCCAGACGTCTTCAACCACAATGTGGAAACCGTCCCCAGGCTTTACCCCTCCATCAGGCCAGGGGCGCGCTACTACCAGTCGCTGCGCCTGCTTGACCGCGTTAAGCAGCTGGACAGTTCACTTTTCACCAAGTCTGGCTTGATGCTTGGCCTGGGGGAGGGGCGCGAGGAGGTTATGCAAGTCATGGACGATTTCCGCATCGCTGATGTGGACTTCCTAACTTTGGGGCAGTATTTGCGCCCCACACCGCGCCACGCCCCTGTAAAGCACTTCGTCACCCCGGCTGAATTCGACACTTACGCTGCCTTGGCGCGCGCGCGGGGGTTCCTTCTTGTCAGCGCAACACCACTGACGCGTTCCTCCTACCATGCTGACAGGGACTTTGCCGCCCTGCGCGCTGAGCGTGCGCAGAAGCAGCAAGCAACCCAGGCCCCAGGCGCAACTGGCGGGGTGGGGTAA
- the purQ gene encoding phosphoribosylformylglycinamidine synthase subunit PurQ has product MKAGVILFPGTNRERDMVDALERVSGHRPRLIWHGEQQLDGLDLVVLPGGFSFGDYLRSGAMAAHSPIMQAVRDFAAKGGHVLGVCNGFQILTEAGLLPGALLRNASMRFLSQDCHLRVENATSPFTSKWRQGDVFRAPLAHGDGNYAASPETLRRLEGEGRIAFRYCAPDGTVDERDSATNPNGSLGAIAGVLSANQRVCGFMPHPENMTDPALGPTDGVPLFQSLVEALLA; this is encoded by the coding sequence GTGAAGGCTGGCGTCATCCTCTTTCCAGGCACCAACCGCGAGCGCGACATGGTGGACGCCCTGGAGCGCGTCAGCGGCCACAGGCCGCGCCTCATCTGGCATGGCGAGCAGCAGCTGGACGGGCTTGACCTTGTGGTGCTGCCTGGCGGCTTCAGCTTCGGCGACTATCTGCGCAGCGGCGCCATGGCGGCGCATTCCCCCATTATGCAGGCCGTGCGGGATTTTGCGGCCAAGGGCGGCCATGTTCTTGGCGTGTGCAACGGCTTCCAAATCCTGACAGAAGCCGGGCTGCTGCCTGGGGCGCTGCTGCGCAATGCTTCTATGCGCTTCCTTTCCCAGGACTGCCACCTCCGGGTGGAGAACGCCACAAGCCCCTTCACCAGCAAATGGCGCCAAGGCGATGTTTTCCGCGCCCCCCTGGCCCATGGTGATGGCAACTACGCAGCCAGCCCGGAAACCCTGCGCCGCCTTGAGGGGGAAGGCCGCATTGCTTTTCGCTACTGCGCCCCTGACGGCACGGTGGATGAACGCGACAGCGCCACCAACCCCAATGGCAGCCTTGGCGCCATCGCTGGCGTGCTGAGCGCCAACCAGCGCGTGTGCGGCTTTATGCCCCACCCTGAAAACATGACTGACCCCGCCCTGGGGCCAACCGATGGCGTGCCCCTTTTCCAAAGCCTTGTGGAGGCCCTGCTGGCATGA
- the purB gene encoding adenylosuccinate lyase — MIPRYSRPRMTAIWSPANRYRIWFEIEALACEALAQQGAIPAESARTIRERGDAAMAAFSDADLARIDAIEAETRHDVIAFLTWLAEKIGPDSRYVHLGMTSSDVLDTCLAVQLVQATDILLEDMDAALEALKRRAYEHKHTVTIGRSHGIHAEPTSFGLKLAGHYAEFARNRQRLEAARKEIAVCAISGAVGTFAHIDPAVEAFVASKLGLAVEPVSTQVIPRDRHAAWFAALALTASAIERLATEVRHLQRSEVREAEEFFHAGQKGSSAMPHKRNPVLSENLTGLARLVRSALTPALEDVALWHERDISHSSVERNICPDASVTLDFALGRLATMMEKLVVYPERMMANVESLGGVVHSGEVLLALARAGMSREDAYRVVQSAAMETWTKLGTEGAKTFRQNLEAQPEVAARIPAPVLDKALDPALHLKAVDGVFERVFTAPASATAANAPKAAKASKS; from the coding sequence ATGATTCCGCGCTATTCCCGGCCCCGCATGACAGCCATCTGGTCACCAGCGAACCGCTACCGCATCTGGTTTGAGATCGAGGCTCTAGCCTGCGAGGCCCTGGCGCAACAAGGCGCCATTCCAGCGGAATCCGCCCGCACCATCCGCGAGCGTGGCGATGCCGCCATGGCCGCCTTCAGTGACGCTGACCTAGCGCGCATTGATGCCATCGAGGCCGAGACCCGCCATGACGTCATCGCCTTCCTGACATGGCTGGCTGAGAAAATCGGCCCTGACAGCCGCTATGTCCATCTGGGCATGACGTCATCTGACGTCCTCGATACCTGCCTGGCCGTGCAGCTTGTCCAAGCGACTGACATCCTGCTTGAGGACATGGACGCCGCTTTGGAGGCGCTGAAGCGCCGCGCTTATGAGCACAAGCACACCGTGACCATTGGGCGCAGCCACGGCATCCACGCTGAACCGACAAGCTTCGGGCTGAAGCTGGCTGGGCATTACGCTGAGTTCGCGCGCAACCGCCAGCGCCTGGAGGCGGCGCGCAAGGAAATCGCCGTGTGCGCCATCTCAGGCGCTGTGGGCACGTTCGCTCACATCGACCCCGCTGTGGAAGCGTTTGTTGCCAGCAAGCTGGGGCTTGCGGTGGAGCCCGTCTCCACCCAGGTCATCCCGCGTGACCGCCACGCCGCCTGGTTTGCCGCCCTTGCCCTCACCGCCAGCGCCATTGAGCGCCTGGCCACGGAGGTGCGCCACCTCCAGCGTTCTGAAGTGCGTGAGGCGGAGGAGTTCTTCCACGCTGGCCAGAAGGGCAGCTCGGCTATGCCGCACAAGCGCAACCCCGTTTTGAGCGAGAACCTCACGGGGCTGGCGCGCCTGGTGCGCTCCGCCCTCACCCCAGCGTTGGAGGACGTAGCACTTTGGCATGAGCGCGACATCAGCCATTCCTCTGTGGAGCGCAACATCTGCCCTGATGCCTCCGTCACGCTGGATTTTGCCTTGGGGCGCCTGGCCACCATGATGGAGAAGCTGGTGGTCTACCCAGAGCGCATGATGGCCAATGTGGAAAGCCTGGGCGGTGTCGTCCATTCTGGCGAGGTCCTTCTGGCGCTAGCGCGCGCTGGCATGTCGCGCGAGGACGCTTACCGCGTTGTCCAGTCTGCCGCCATGGAAACCTGGACGAAGCTTGGCACAGAAGGTGCCAAGACGTTCCGCCAAAACCTGGAGGCCCAGCCAGAGGTCGCAGCCCGCATCCCCGCCCCTGTCCTGGATAAGGCCTTGGACCCAGCCCTGCATTTGAAAGCCGTTGACGGGGTGTTTGAGCGCGTCTTCACAGCGCCAGCCAGCGCAACTGCTGCCAACGCCCCCAAGGCTGCCAAAGCCAGCAAAAGCTGA